A stretch of the Argentina anserina chromosome 6, drPotAnse1.1, whole genome shotgun sequence genome encodes the following:
- the LOC126798059 gene encoding uncharacterized protein LOC126798059 — protein MADDHHHHHHRPHRLSLPQRPTTFASTTPTATTSRQYPLYPFTPSSTSVTPSKHRLSSSLAAANGGASSKSSLSFLFLLLLSLRSLYSLLPFLRSSSPSFSLFPFSFLVSLLSFLLTLSFSLLTSSSSAAAAKDPFRRNPTQPIFSLTLISQSQHKLLVAKSILLAAVFLLRFQALRYCGTAAMILAEMSGNVAARFLAEGTKQRTINNDRNRSSKIRGFLALVTGLFLLSMSWDRTQCFPFSAKFVSKLGAEECVRFWPMLLPFLSGFLGCYERVSMNWGSIRQLGRKRVRVISLFFTTVVLFIPAVVSVFMFQGEGDGVSIGSMGWPLANTVVFGVLLSEGYSDERLVSSKDFRREYLVTFLCTVVLELFYFAELSLWGLLLCGMLLYIAVRELDPFDYLELGMESSESFSASVMKPIRHILSERKSRKIALFLLINTAYMFVEFIAGFMSNSLGLISDACHMLFDCAALAIGLYASYISRLPANHEFNYGRGRFEVLAGYTNAVFLVLVGALIVLESLERILDPQEMSTSSLLVVSIGGLLVNVVGLIFFHEEHHHAHGGTGSCSHSHSHQHRHASAGHNHGEKIEECIAISQESCASHDHDHQHGSSVACKDHLHDRSHQHDHHDHSHQHDHHDHSHQHDHHDHSHQHDHHDHSHQLDHSHKHGHQHNDQCSHSHQHGPELERLPTEKSTKHQHQHIDHNMEGIFLHVLADTLGSVGVVISTLLIKYKGWLVADPACSIFISVLIVSSVIPLLRNSAEVLLQRVPRAHEQDLRKALNDVRKIRGVSGIRNMHVWSFTNSDVVGTLHLHVSTEIDKGSAKAQVSHLLHDAGIKDLTVQLECVE, from the coding sequence ATGGCCGatgaccaccaccaccaccaccaccgcccCCACCGCCTCTCCCTCCCTCAACGCCCCACCACCTTCGCCTCCACCACTCCCACCGCGACCACCTCCCGCCAATACCCCCTCTACCCCTTCACCCCCTCCTCCACCTCCGTCACTCCCTCCAAACACCgcctctcctcctccctcGCCGCCGCAAACGGCGGAGCCTCAAGCAAATCCTCACTctccttcctcttcctcctcctcctctccctcCGATCACTCTACTCCCTCCTCCCCTTCCTCCGCTCCTCCTCCccttccttctctctcttccccttctccttcctcgtctccctcctctccttcctcctcaccctctctttctctcttctcacctcctcctcctccgccgccgccgccaaaGACCCCTTCCGCCGTAACCCCACCCAACCCATCTTCTCCCTCACTCTCATCTCCCAATCCCAGCACAAGCTCCTCGTCGCCAAATCGATCCTCCTCGCCGCCGTCTTCCTCCTCCGCTTCCAAGCCCTCCGCTACTGCGGCACCGCCGCCATGATCCTCGCCGAGATGTCCGGAAATGTCGCCGCACGGTTCTTGGCCGAGGGAACCAAACAAAGAACCATCAATAATGATCGCAACCGCTCTTCCAAGATTCGCGGGTTCCTCGCATTGGTGACTGGGCTGTTCTTGCTGTCCATGAGCTGGGACCGAACACAATGCTTCCCCTTTTCGGCGAAATTTGTTTCCAAATTGGGAGCCGAGGAATGCGTGAGGTTCTGGCCAATGCTGCTGCCGTTTCTCTCCGGATTTTTAGGGTGTTACGAGAGGGTTTCGATGAATTGGGGGAGTATTAGGCAgctggggaggaagagggttCGTGTGATTTCGTTGTTTTTCACTACTGTTGTGCTGTTCATTCCTGCTGTTGTTAGCGTTTTTATGTTTCAAGGTGAGGGAGATGGAGTTTCGATTGGGAGCATGGGGTGGCCTTTGGCGAACACTGTTGTTTTCGGCGTGCTTTTGAGCGAGGGGTATAGTGATGAGAGGTTGGTGAGTTCTAAAGATTTTCGGAGGGAGTATTTGGTTACCTTTTTGTGTACCGTTGTTTTGGAGTTGTTCTATTTTGCGGAATTGTCACTTTGGGGGTTGTTGCTTTGTGGTATGCTGCTTTACATTGCTGTTAGGGAGTTGGATCCTTTTGATTATCTTGAACTGGGGATGGAGTCCTCGGAATCATTTAGTGCATCTGTTATGAAGCCTATTAGGCATATTTTGAGTGAGAGGAAGTCCCGGAAGATTGCGCTCTTCCTTCTGATTAATACTGCGTACATGTTTGTGGAATTCATTGCTGGTTTCATGAGTAATAGTCTGGGGCTGATATCAGATGCCTGTCACATGTTGTTTGATTGTGCTGCTCTGGCGATTGGGTTATATGCTTCGTATATTTCGCGTTTGCCTGCAAATCATGAGTTTAATTATGGCCGTGGGAGATTTGAGGTTCTTGCCGGATATACTAATGCTGTTTTTCTGGTTTTGGTTGGCGCACTAATAGTATTGGAATCACTTGAGAGGATTTTGGACCCTCAGGAGATGTCGACTAGCAGTTTACTAGTTGTTTCGATTGGAGGGCTTCTTGTCAATGTGGTCGGTTTAATCTTCTTCCATGAGGAGCATCATCATGCCCATGGTGGAACTGGATCATGCTCCCACTCCCACAGTCATCAACATCGGCATGCATCTGCTGGACATAATCATGGTGAAAAGATTGAGGAGTGTATAGCTATTTCTCAAGAATCATGTGCCAGCCATGATCACGATCACCAACATGGCAGTTCTGTTGCCTGCAAAGATCATCTGCATGACCGCAGCCACCAGCATGATCACCACGACCATAGCCACCAGCATGACCACCACGACCACAGCCACCAGCATGACCACCACGATCACAGTCACCAGCATGACCACCACGACCACAGCCACCAGCTTGATCACAGCCACAAGCACGGCCACCAGCATAATGATCAATGCAGCCACAGTCACCAACATGGTCCCGAACTAGAAAGATTGCCTACTGAAAAATCAACCAAGCATCAGCACCAGCACATTGACCACAACATGGAAGGAATATTTCTGCATGTTCTGGCTGACACCTTGGGAAGTGTCGGAGTTGTTATATCAACGCTCTTAATTAAATACAAAGGATGGCTTGTCGCTGATCCCGCCTGCTCAATATTTATCTCCGTCTTGATTGTATCTTCAGTCATCCCATTGCTCAGAAACTCTGCAGAAGTCTTGCTGCAAAGAGTTCCTAGGGCACATGAGCAGGATTTGAGAAAAGCTCTTAATGATGTTAGGAAAATAAGGGGGGTTTCCGGTATTCGGAACATGCATGTATGGAGTTTCACAAACTCAGATGTAGTGGGAACGCTCCATCTTCATGTTTCTACAGAGATTGACAAAGGTTCTGCAAAAGCTCAGGTATCGCACTTATTACATGATGCCGGTATCAAGGATTTAACAGTGCAGTTGGAATGTGTCGAGTGA